The following proteins come from a genomic window of Nostoc sp. ATCC 53789:
- a CDS encoding DUF3455 domain-containing protein, with protein sequence MSPTFCKIIQINCSLVVSLLMLNGWGVSVKTAIAGTMEPAQRIADVAAIPDSIKVPNGEQLLLKASAKGSQIYICKPKSESPEQYEWTLKAPDAVLLNEQGQDLGKHYAGPTWEAKDGSKIVGKLKSKVNAPQDDAIPWLLLEAQSHEGNGIFRKVNWIQRINTVGGKAPVQGCDKSSENREISVNYTADYLFYKIK encoded by the coding sequence ATGTCACCTACTTTTTGTAAAATTATTCAGATAAATTGCAGCCTCGTTGTTTCGCTACTGATGTTGAATGGGTGGGGTGTTTCTGTAAAAACTGCGATCGCAGGAACTATGGAGCCTGCCCAACGCATAGCGGATGTCGCTGCGATCCCTGATAGTATAAAAGTCCCAAATGGTGAGCAACTTCTTTTAAAAGCATCTGCCAAAGGTTCGCAAATCTATATCTGCAAACCAAAATCAGAATCCCCTGAGCAGTATGAGTGGACGCTTAAGGCTCCCGATGCCGTGTTACTGAATGAGCAAGGGCAAGATTTGGGCAAGCATTATGCAGGCCCAACCTGGGAAGCCAAAGACGGTAGCAAAATCGTGGGTAAGTTGAAATCTAAGGTAAATGCACCCCAAGATGATGCAATTCCCTGGCTATTATTAGAAGCGCAATCTCATGAAGGAAATGGTATCTTCCGCAAAGTAAATTGGATTCAACGGATCAATACAGTTGGTGGAAAAGCCCCTGTTCAAGGGTGTGATAAATCATCTGAAAACAGAGAAATTAGCGTAAATTACACGGCTGATTATCTATTTTATAAGATTAAATAA
- a CDS encoding response regulator transcription factor, giving the protein MKNDKSSPIRLLIVDDQSLIRQGLKAMLEQEPDLEVVGDAENGKVALELVAELQPDVVLMDIRMPEMDGRTATKLIMQSFPNIKVLVLSTFDDDSYLTGAMRAGAKGYLLKDMPSSELADAIRFGHSGYTQFGPGLFDKLLVTEAASANQNSASSKPSEITAREQEVLCLIGVGATNREIAQQLYITEGTVKTHVTSILNRLNLKNRSQLAIYANSVLNQEKKLSGKLPE; this is encoded by the coding sequence ATGAAAAATGATAAATCCTCTCCTATTCGCCTGTTAATCGTTGACGATCAGAGCCTCATTCGTCAGGGACTCAAAGCAATGCTAGAACAGGAACCTGATTTGGAAGTGGTCGGTGATGCTGAGAATGGTAAAGTTGCTCTAGAGCTTGTTGCAGAACTTCAGCCCGATGTGGTGCTAATGGATATTCGGATGCCCGAAATGGATGGACGAACTGCAACAAAACTGATTATGCAAAGCTTTCCTAATATCAAAGTTCTCGTCTTGAGTACATTTGATGATGATTCTTATCTAACAGGGGCAATGCGTGCAGGTGCAAAAGGATATTTGCTTAAAGATATGCCTTCAAGTGAGCTAGCAGATGCAATTCGCTTTGGGCATTCTGGCTATACTCAATTTGGGCCGGGGTTATTTGATAAATTATTAGTTACGGAAGCAGCTTCAGCTAACCAAAATTCCGCTTCATCAAAGCCATCGGAAATTACCGCACGAGAACAAGAGGTTTTATGTTTGATTGGTGTTGGTGCAACGAACCGCGAAATTGCCCAACAACTTTATATTACCGAAGGAACGGTAAAAACTCATGTGACGAGTATTTTAAACCGTCTCAATCTCAAAAATCGATCGCAACTGGCAATCTATGCAAATTCTGTTCTCAATCAAGAAAAGAAACTATCCGGGAAACTACCAGAATAA